A region from the Hyalangium gracile genome encodes:
- the tal gene encoding transaldolase produces MIATQALHEVGQSLWLDHLTRGLLSQGTLRHYINDLAITGLTSNPTIFDQAIRRGEGYDDSIRAGLERGLRGEELFFQLALEDLTRAAALFQSIHQQTQGEDGWVSLEVSPLLAWQPVPTLEQVLTLHARASLPNLFIKIPGTPPGLRAIEEAIYAGVPVNVTLLFSVEQYLAASNAYMRGIERRLEDGRSPDVPSVASLFISRWDKAVNDRVPQALRNRLGIAMGRRTYQAYCGLRESRRVRHLESEGAAIQKLLWASTGTKDASAPDTLYVEALAAPDTINTMPEGTLLAFADHGRVGRLLPRDGGDCEDVFEEFIAAGVDVEALAEQLQHEGADAFVKSWKDLLACLADKSEALGMGHGVTR; encoded by the coding sequence ATGATCGCGACCCAAGCGCTGCACGAGGTTGGCCAGAGTCTCTGGCTGGACCACCTCACGCGCGGGCTGCTGTCCCAGGGCACGCTGCGGCACTACATCAACGACCTGGCCATCACCGGGCTCACGTCCAACCCCACCATCTTCGACCAGGCCATCCGGCGGGGCGAGGGCTATGACGACTCCATCCGGGCCGGGCTGGAGCGCGGGCTGCGAGGCGAGGAGCTCTTCTTCCAGCTCGCACTGGAGGACCTGACGCGCGCCGCGGCGCTCTTCCAGTCCATCCACCAGCAGACGCAGGGGGAGGACGGCTGGGTGTCGCTGGAGGTGTCTCCGCTGCTCGCCTGGCAGCCGGTGCCCACGCTGGAGCAGGTGCTCACCCTGCACGCTCGGGCCAGCCTGCCCAACCTCTTCATCAAGATTCCCGGCACGCCTCCGGGCCTGCGGGCCATCGAGGAGGCCATCTACGCGGGGGTGCCCGTCAACGTGACGCTCCTCTTCTCGGTCGAGCAGTACCTGGCCGCGTCCAACGCGTACATGCGGGGAATCGAGCGGAGGCTGGAGGATGGACGCTCGCCGGATGTGCCGTCGGTGGCCTCGCTCTTCATCAGCCGCTGGGACAAGGCGGTGAACGACCGGGTGCCGCAGGCGCTGCGCAACCGGCTGGGCATCGCCATGGGGCGGCGGACGTACCAGGCGTACTGCGGGCTGCGCGAGAGCCGGCGGGTGCGACACCTGGAGTCCGAGGGAGCCGCCATTCAGAAGCTGCTGTGGGCGAGCACCGGCACCAAGGATGCGAGCGCTCCGGACACGCTCTACGTGGAGGCGCTGGCCGCGCCGGACACCATCAACACGATGCCCGAGGGCACCCTGCTGGCCTTCGCCGACCACGGAAGGGTGGGGAGGTTGTTGCCGCGAGATGGGGGCGACTGCGAGGACGTCTTCGAGGAGTTCATCGCCGCGGGGGTGGACGTGGAGGCGCTCGCCGAGCAGCTCCAGCATGAGGGAGCCGACGCCTTCGTGAAGTCCTGGAAGGATCTCTTGGCGTGTCTGGCCGACAAGAGCGAGGCTCTGGGCATGGGGCACGGCGTCACGCGCTGA
- a CDS encoding cation-translocating P-type ATPase, translating into MRMPVPRLRLPALLGRAGGLSEPEVAERRQRYGPNDILEAHRSIWLELVRNTASDPMIWFLVGTSLLYLLLGQPVEGGTLLAAIVPLIGMDAWLHRRTRASTEGLSRQLAAHALVLREGRRRRVEVSEVVVGDVVEVAAGEPFPADGLVLAGEELQAEESSLTGESQPVRKRPLREGLPPGETPLVEWEHWGLAGTRLLTGRATLAVVFTGAETLYGRIVRMASRRGRVYTPLQRAIQGLVAVLVAAAAVFCLILAIVRWRQGYGWLDALVSAATLGVAALPEEFPVALTFFLGAGVYRLARRRALVRRAVSVEDIGRVTCICSDKTGTLTEGRLRVTRTVPSSGVAPERLLRAAARASRPENGDPLDEALAAAARAQAVVEAPLEVLATFPFTEERRLETVVVREADGAWAFTKGSPEVVLSACTLSPEERARWTHEVDVLAAEGGKVIACAQRRLDAEAWHGGEPSRGLRFLGLVACADPVRPGVTESIAACYRAGIHPMMVTGDHPETARVVAREIGLGRGAPRLLLGDELEARLRRGERVCPREVDVVARTLPAQKLALVSALQAAGEVVAVTGDGVNDVPALQAADVGIAMGERGTRSAREVASIVLLDDDIRTIVGAIAEGRQLFDNLRKSFQYLLLVHIPLVVTAALIPLAGYPLLYLPIHIIWLELIIHPTAMLAFQKHADPKALGSTRHLPQARFFSRSDWVAIGASGGVMVLVMVLGYEWSLGGRRDVEHARAMALVALTVASASFAALLAGLRTRMARLLCAGSLASAVLLVQVPALARVLHLSPLHVVDWGLALAGGLVACLPLVPGLLARSQPRAAAESRGAPPPLSVPAARRL; encoded by the coding sequence ATGCGCATGCCCGTCCCTCGCCTCCGTCTCCCCGCGCTCCTGGGGAGGGCTGGCGGGCTGAGCGAGCCGGAGGTGGCGGAGCGGCGGCAGCGGTACGGCCCCAACGACATCCTCGAGGCTCACCGGAGCATCTGGCTGGAGCTCGTTCGGAACACGGCGAGCGATCCGATGATCTGGTTCCTGGTGGGCACCAGCCTGCTCTACCTCCTGCTGGGTCAGCCCGTGGAAGGAGGGACGTTGCTGGCCGCCATCGTGCCGCTGATCGGCATGGATGCGTGGCTGCACCGGCGCACGCGCGCTTCCACGGAGGGGCTGAGCCGCCAGCTCGCCGCGCATGCGCTCGTGCTGCGCGAGGGCCGGCGCAGGCGGGTGGAGGTCTCCGAGGTGGTGGTGGGGGACGTGGTGGAGGTGGCCGCGGGTGAGCCCTTCCCCGCGGATGGGCTCGTGCTGGCGGGCGAGGAGCTCCAGGCGGAGGAGTCGTCGCTGACGGGGGAGTCCCAGCCCGTCCGCAAGCGCCCGCTTCGGGAGGGGCTGCCGCCGGGGGAGACGCCCCTGGTCGAGTGGGAGCACTGGGGGCTGGCCGGGACGCGGCTGCTCACCGGGCGGGCGACGCTGGCCGTCGTCTTCACGGGCGCGGAGACGCTGTATGGGCGCATCGTCCGCATGGCCTCGCGCCGCGGGAGGGTCTACACGCCCCTGCAGCGAGCCATCCAGGGGCTGGTGGCGGTGCTCGTGGCCGCGGCGGCGGTGTTCTGCCTCATCCTCGCCATCGTGCGCTGGCGCCAGGGCTACGGGTGGTTGGATGCGCTGGTGAGCGCGGCCACGCTGGGAGTGGCGGCGCTCCCGGAGGAGTTCCCCGTGGCCCTGACCTTCTTCCTGGGGGCGGGGGTGTACCGGCTCGCGCGGCGGCGAGCGCTCGTGCGGCGCGCGGTCTCGGTGGAGGACATCGGCCGCGTCACCTGCATCTGCTCGGACAAGACGGGCACGCTCACCGAGGGGCGGCTGCGCGTCACCCGCACCGTGCCCTCGAGCGGGGTGGCGCCGGAGCGGCTGCTGCGCGCGGCGGCCCGGGCCTCCCGCCCCGAGAATGGGGATCCGCTGGACGAGGCTCTCGCCGCCGCGGCCCGTGCCCAGGCCGTGGTGGAGGCTCCCTTGGAGGTGCTGGCCACCTTCCCCTTCACGGAGGAGCGGCGCCTCGAGACGGTGGTGGTGCGCGAGGCGGACGGCGCGTGGGCCTTCACCAAGGGCTCGCCGGAGGTGGTGCTGAGCGCGTGCACGCTCTCGCCCGAGGAGCGCGCGAGGTGGACGCACGAGGTGGACGTGCTGGCGGCGGAGGGCGGGAAGGTGATCGCCTGCGCGCAGAGGCGGCTCGACGCGGAGGCCTGGCATGGCGGTGAGCCTTCGCGGGGGCTGCGCTTCCTGGGGCTGGTGGCCTGCGCGGATCCGGTGCGTCCGGGAGTCACCGAGTCCATCGCCGCCTGCTACAGGGCGGGCATCCACCCGATGATGGTGACGGGGGACCATCCGGAGACGGCACGCGTCGTGGCGCGGGAGATCGGCCTGGGCCGGGGGGCCCCGCGCCTGCTGCTGGGGGACGAGCTGGAGGCGAGGCTGCGGCGCGGCGAGCGCGTCTGCCCGCGAGAGGTGGACGTGGTCGCGCGCACGCTGCCGGCCCAGAAGCTGGCGCTGGTGAGCGCGCTGCAGGCGGCCGGGGAGGTGGTGGCGGTGACGGGGGATGGGGTGAACGACGTGCCGGCGCTCCAGGCGGCGGACGTGGGCATCGCCATGGGCGAGCGAGGCACACGTAGCGCGCGCGAGGTGGCCTCCATCGTCCTGCTGGACGACGACATCCGCACCATCGTCGGAGCCATCGCGGAGGGACGGCAGCTCTTCGACAACCTGCGCAAGAGCTTCCAGTACCTGCTGCTGGTCCACATCCCGCTGGTGGTGACGGCGGCCCTCATCCCGCTCGCGGGCTACCCGCTGCTGTACCTGCCCATCCACATCATCTGGCTGGAGCTCATCATCCACCCCACGGCCATGCTGGCCTTCCAGAAGCACGCGGACCCGAAGGCGCTGGGGAGCACGCGGCACCTGCCCCAGGCGCGCTTCTTCTCCCGCTCGGACTGGGTCGCCATCGGTGCCTCCGGCGGGGTGATGGTGCTCGTGATGGTGCTGGGCTACGAGTGGAGCCTCGGCGGCCGCCGCGACGTGGAGCACGCCCGGGCCATGGCGCTGGTCGCGCTCACGGTGGCGAGCGCTTCCTTCGCCGCGCTCCTCGCAGGCCTGCGCACCCGCATGGCCCGGCTCCTGTGCGCTGGTTCCCTGGCCAGCGCCGTGCTGCTCGTCCAGGTGCCCGCACTGGCTCGGGTGCTGCACCTGTCACCGCTGCACGTGGTGGACTGGGGCCTGGCCCTGGCGGGAGGTCTCGTCGCCTGCCTGCCGCTGGTGCCAGGCCTGCTCGCCAGGAGCCAGCCACGGGCTGCCGCCGAGAGTCGGGGCGCGCCGCCCCCGCTCTCCGTGCCCGCCGCGCGGCGGCTCTGA
- a CDS encoding GNAT family N-acetyltransferase, translating to MSHPLSLRPVTPADDAFLFELYASTRPDIAALGLPVAQRDMLLRMQWTAQRHGYQARFPSGDHQLVLLGERPAGRLWVAREPVELRLVDITLLPAHRGSGVGTELLRMLQREASAASRPLRLSVARDSPARRLYTRLGFTPVAGVEDGADPYLGLEWRPGPREG from the coding sequence GTGTCCCACCCGCTCTCCCTGCGCCCCGTCACCCCCGCGGACGACGCCTTCCTCTTCGAGCTGTACGCCAGTACACGCCCGGACATCGCGGCCCTGGGTCTGCCCGTTGCCCAGCGCGACATGCTCCTGCGCATGCAGTGGACGGCGCAGCGACACGGCTACCAGGCGCGTTTTCCGAGCGGCGATCACCAGCTCGTGCTCCTGGGCGAGCGCCCGGCTGGCCGCCTGTGGGTCGCCCGAGAGCCGGTGGAGCTGCGGCTGGTGGACATCACCCTGCTACCGGCGCACCGGGGCTCGGGCGTGGGCACGGAGCTGCTGCGGATGCTCCAGCGGGAGGCCTCCGCGGCCAGCAGGCCGCTGCGCCTGAGCGTGGCTCGCGACAGCCCGGCCCGGCGGCTCTACACGCGGCTCGGCTTCACGCCCGTCGCCGGGGTGGAGGACGGCGCGGATCCATACCTCGGGCTCGAGTGGCGGCCCGGGCCGCGCGAGGGCTGA